The proteins below come from a single Corylus avellana chromosome ca3, CavTom2PMs-1.0 genomic window:
- the LOC132175749 gene encoding uncharacterized protein LOC132175749 isoform X2 has translation MGHKKRSVAPRSKQSPVAPPGDAGAENGLSLFEPDALQNPNPNNAKNHGKIEPLAESDDSSYAAVKLECEKSLMALRRGNHTKALRLMKESCARHEGSTHAALVHRVQGTVCVKVASIIDDQTAKQRHLKHAVESARRAVELSPNSIEFAHFYANLLLEASSDGKDYEEVVHECERALAIESPVDPAKESLQEESQQRISTPEARIGHVQNELRQLIQKSNLSSLSTWMKNFGGNGEEKFRLIPIRRVTEDPMEVRLVQARRPNEIKKATKTPEERRKEIEVRVAAARLLQQHKSESGSPQSQNGAGLDSSSVSKVGEQRRGKHGNVGKNGSRAERRDWVWSYWNSMSVGMKKELLRIKVCDLKAHFGSAKDGLANEILSEALSFVEANKTCKFWLCCRCNDKFADSESHMQHVVQEHMGNLLPKLQSVLPQNVDNEWIEMLLSCPWKPLDVSAAVRMLANQRRKNSKDSEFGEDFYSGNHTEECEGSFNDAWDFSSSSPEKGNFTDGCNNVALKSNENNNYDKLANIECGECDEEHGSMTYSLADSWPISDDDERAKLLERIHAVFEVLIRHKYLAASHLNKVIQFTMDELQGLASGSQLLNHRVDQTPICICFLDATQLRKILKFLQELSQSCGLGRYSEKSSSSTDDANSGTQAHEINENIVLNGDGSCLLLDESLLPIECAPATGHGAAIDNVVAAGTANGVLPDADAMLSWIFAGPTSGEQLGLWMRTKEDKTQQGMEILQMLEKEFYHLQSLCERKCENLSYEEALQTVEDLCLEEGKKRESVKEFVHRSYESVLRKRTEELLESENDVMFLGSRVELNAISNVLKEAESLNVNQFGYEETYGGVTSQLCDLESGEDDDWRAKDYLHQVDTCIEVAIQRQKEQLSIELSKFDARIMRNVSEMQQLELKLEPVSAHDYRSILLPLVKSYLRTHLEDLAEKDATEKSDAAREAFLAELALDSKKGGRGGSDTSRHTQEKTKDKKKNKEYRKTKDSKTTSSLELQVLHPETAESVSFPVASDGDHQDSEIVVSENGHYLIQQEEEFRLKFELEEEERKLEETLEYQRRIENEAKQKHLAEQHKKSTRTCTEKVSEGLQDFYSVPCVDDQDVHEQLNTQDHLAQKDGLPSNLEDILPNGSPVPIRSSTVSGTKKISSTHHTTTKQVLANGGISEDGLLPSDRRTGRKGKRQNRSSKVLDGKSQAMSSEMENIDSGGLHIEGHLQEQDRFHDPLLADSVGPLLIDNGTKTLRQLQVEDEEEERFRAELQKACSQSLDTYHAQAHKKLPLVSTVRTQQTISPEADKFDISPNGGMMDNVNGANVFGTGLQNEVGEYNCFLNVIIQSLWHLRRFRDEFLRRSTSVHVHVGDPCVVCALYEIFTALSIASTDTRKEAVAPTSLRIALSNLYPDSNFFQEAQMNDASEVLAVIFDCLHRSFITGSIVSDTESVESNCMGSWDCANNSCVVHSHFGLDIYERMNCYSCGLESRHLKYTSFFHNINASALRTMKVMSPESSFDQLLNQVERSHQLACDPDAGGCGVLNYIHHILSTPPRVFTTVLGWQNTCESVDDIRATLATLSTEIDISVLYRGLDPKRKHSLVSVVCYYGQHYHCFAYSHDRERWIMYDDKTVKVIGGWSDVLTMCERGHLQPQVLFFEAVN, from the exons ATGGGGCATAAGAAGCGAAGCGTCGCTCCACGCTCCAAGCAATCGCCGGTGGCTCCACCAGGCGACGCCGGAGCCGAAAATGGTCTCAGTTTATTCGAACCGGACGCGTTACAAAATCCGAATCCGAATAACGCCAAGAACCATGGGAAGATCGAGCCATTGGCGGAATCGGATGATTCGTCTTACGCCGCAGTGAAGCTCGAATGCGAGAAATCCCTAATGGCGCTGCGGCGCGGGAACCACACGAAGGCGCTGCGGCTGATGAAGGAGTCGTGCGCGCGGCACGAGGGCTCGACGCACGCGGCGCTGGTGCACCGGGTCCAGGGCACGGTGTGCGTCAAGGTGGCCTCCATCATCGACGACCAGACCGCGAAGCAGCGACACCTGAAGCACGCCGTGGAGTCAGCGCGCAGGGCCGTCGAGCTGTCGCCAAACTCGATCGAGTTCGCGCACTTCTACGCGAACCTGCTCTTAGAGGCGTCGAGCGACGGAAAGGATTACGAGGAGGTGGTGCATGAGTGCGAGCGCGCGCTGGCGATCGAGAGCCCGGTCGATCCCGCGAAGGAGAGCTTGCAAGAGGAGAGCCAGCAGAGGATATCGACGCCGGAGGCGAGAATTGGGCATGTGCAGAACGAGCTGAGGCAGCTGATTCAGAAATCGAACCTCTCGTCGTTGTCGACTTGGATGAAGAACTTTGGGGGTAATGGGGAGGAGAAGTTCCGGTTGATTCCGATTCGGAGGGTCACGGAGGACCCGATGGAGGTGAGGTTGGTGCAAGCGAGGAGGCCGAACGAGATCAAGAAGGCGACCAAGACGCCCGAGGAGAGGAGGAAGGAGATTGAAGTGAGAGTTGCTGCAGCGAGGCTGTTGCAGCAACACAAGTCGGAGTCGGGGTCACCCCAGTCGCAGAATGGGGCGGGATTGGATTCGTCTTCTGTGTCGAAAGTAGGGGAGCAGCGGCGAGGGAAGCATGGGAATGTGGGGAAGAATGGGTCGAGGGCGGAGAGGAGGGATTGGGTTTGGTCGTATTGGAATTCTATGAGTGTTGGTATGAAGAAGGAGTTGCTTAGGATTAAGGTTTGTGATCTCAAAGCGCATTTTGGTTCGGCCAAGGATGGTTTGGCGAATGAGATTTTATCGGAGGCATTATCTTTTGTTGAGGCCAATAAGACGTGCAAGTTCTGGCTTTGCTGCCGCTGTAATGACAAGTTTGCGGATTCGGAATCTCATATGCAGCATGTTGTGCAGGAGCACATGGGAAACCTTTTACCCAAATTACAGTCGGTTTTGCCTCAAAATGTTGATAATGAATGGATCGAGATGCTTCTTAGTTGCCCTTGGAAGCCGCTGGACGTCTCAGCTGCTGTTAGGATGCTTgcaaatcaaagaagaaaaaacagcaAGGATTCTGAGTTCGGAGAGGATTTCTATTCAGGGAATCATACGGAGGAGTGTGAGGGCTCCTTCAACGATGCGTgggatttttcttcttcttcccctgAGAAGGGAAATTTCACGGATGGTTGCAATAATGTTGCTTTGAAGAGCAACGAAAACAACAACTATGATAAACTTGCTAACATTGAGTGTGGTGAATGTGATGAGGAGCATGGCTCGATGACATATTCCCTTGCTGATAGCTGGCCAATATCTGATGATGATGAGCGTGCAAAGCTTCTCGAAAGAATTCATGCGGTATTTGAGGTGCTTATTAGACACAAATATCTTGCTGCCAGTCATCTTAACAAGGTGATACAATTTACAATGGATGAGCTGCAGGGTCTTGCTTCTGGTTCCCAGCTTCTGAACCATCGTGTGGACCAAACACCTATATGTATCTGCTTTTTGGATGCAACCCAGCTGAGGAAAATCCTTAAATTCTTGCAGGAACTATCGCAATCTTGTGGCCTAGGTAGATATTCAGAGAAAAGTAGTAGTTCCACGGATGATGCAAACAGTGGCACTCAAGCTCATGAGATTAACGAGAATATTGTTCTTAATGGAGATGGATCATGTCTCCTTCTGGATGAATCCTTGCTACCAATTGAATGTGCTCCTGCAACAGGTCATGGTGCTGCCATTGATAATGTGGTTGCTGCTGGCACTGCAAATGGGGTTCTACCTGATGCCGATGCTATGCTATCCTGGATATTTGCCGGTCCCACAAGTGGGGAACAGTTGGGTTTATGGATGCGtacaaaagaagataaaacacAACAAGGAATGGAAATTCTACAGATGCTTGAGAAGGAGTTCTACCACCTACAGAGTCTTTGTGAGAGAAAATGTGAGAATTTAAGCTATGAGGAAGCATTGCAGACAGTGGAGGATCTGTGTCTTGAAGAAGGTAAGAAGCGGGAGAGTGTAAAAGAATTCGTACATAGAAGCTATGAATCTGTCCTGAGGAAGCGGACAGAAGAGCTCCTTGAGAGTGAGAATGATGTGATGTTCCTCGGCAGTAGGGTTGAGCTAAATGCTATCTCAAATGTTTTAAAAGAAGCAGAAAGTCTAAATGTTAATCAATTTGGGTATGAGGAAACTTATGGTGGTGTGACTTCTCAGTTATGTGACTTGGAATCTGGTGAAGATGATGATTGGAGAGCAAAGGACTATTTGCATCAAGTGGACACTTGTATAGAAGTTGCAATTCAGAGACAGAAAGAGCAGTTATCCATAGAG CTCAGCAAATTTGATGCACGAATCATGCGAAATGTTTCTGAGATGCAGCAGTTGGAACTCAAGCTTGAGCCTGTGTCTGCCCATGATTATCGGTCAATATTATTGCCTCTAGTGAAATCATACCTAAGG ACACACTTGGAGGATTTGGCTGAGAAAGATGCCACAGAGAAGTCTGATGCTGCAAGAGAAGCATTTTTAGCTGAGCTGGCACTTGATTCTAAGAAGGGTGGTAGAGGAGGAAGCGATACTTCCAGGCATACACAGGAGAAGACaaaggataagaaaaagaacaaggagTACAGGAAAACCAAAGATTCAAAG ACTACCAGTAGTCTCGAGCTGCAAGTGCTTCATCCCGAGACTGCTGAGTCAGT TTCCTTTCCAGTTGCATCTGATGGTGATCATCAAGATTCTGAGATTGTTGTTTCTGAGAATGGTCATTACTTGATACAACAGGAAGAGGAATTTAGACTTAAATTTGAGCTTGAAGAGGAGGAAAGAAAGCTTGAAGAAACCTTGGAGTATCAAAGAAGAATTGAGAATGAGGCGAAACAGAAGCACCTTGCTGAGCAACATAAGAAATCTACTCGAACATGTACAGAGAAGGTGTCTGAAGGATTGCAGGATTTTTACTCGGTGCCTTGTGTAGATGATCAAGATGTTCATGAGCAGTTGAATACGCAG GATCACTTGGCACAGAAAGATGGACTCCCTAGCAATTTAGAGGATATACTTCCGAATGGTTCTCCTGTGCCAATAAGATCTTCAACTGTTTCTGGTACCAAAAAGATTAGTAGTACGCATCACACAACAACTAAACAAG TCCTAGCTAATGGAGGAATTTCAGAGGATGGTCTTTTGCCATCTGATCGACGGACAGGAAGGAAAGGTAAACGACAGAATAGGTCCTCTAAAGTGCTTGATGGAAAGTCTCAAGCCATGTCATCTGAAATGGAGAATATTGATTCTGGGGGTTTACATATTGAGGGTCACTTACAAGAGCAAGATAGATTTCATGACCCTCTCCTTGCAGATAGTG TTGGCCCCTTACTCATAGACAATGGAACAAAGACATTGAGACAATTGCAAGTAGAGGATGAAGAGGAGGAAAGATTTCGAGCCGAACTTCAAAAAGCCTGTAGCCAAAGCCTTG ACACATATCATGCTCAAGCACATAAGAAATTGCCCTTGGTTTCAACTGTAAGGACACAACAGACGATTTCTCCAGAAGCAGATAAGTTTGATATTTCACCAAATGGAGGCATGATGGATAACGTGAATGGTGCAAATGTCTTTGGTACAGGACTGCAGAATGAAGTGGGCGAGTACAATTGCTTTCTGAATGTTATAATACAG TCCTTATGGCATTTAAGACGGTTTCGAGATGAGTTTTTGAGGAGATCAACATCAGTGCATGTTCATGTGGGTGATCCTTGTGTTGTCTGTGCATTATATGAAATCTTTACGGCCCTGAGCATTGCATCTACAGATACGCGAAAAGAAGCGGTGGCCCCTACTTCTTTGAGAATAGCTCTAAGCAACCTGTATCCAGATAGTAATTTCTTCCAAGAG GCTCAGATGAATGATGCTTCTGAAGTACTTGCAGTGATATTTGACTGCCTTCACCGATCATTTATTACTGGTTCAATTGTTTCTGATACTGAATCCGTGGAAAGCAATTGCATGGGGTCTTGGGATTGTGCAAACAATTCTTGTGTAGTGCATTCCCATTTTGGACTGGACATTTATGAACGAATGAATTGCTACAGTTGTGGTCTGGAGTCGAGACATTTAAAGTATACTTCTTTCTTTCACAATATAAATGCCAGTGCCCTTCGAACCATGAAG GTTATGAGTCCAGAAAGTTCTTTTGATCAGCTTTTAAATCAAGTAGAGAGGAGTCATCAGTTAGCTTGTGATCCAGATGCTGGTGGGTGTGGGGTGCTCAACTACATACATCACATTCTGTCAACTCCTCCACGTGTTTTCACAACAG TTCTAGGTTGGCAGAATACATGTGAGAGTGTTGATGACATAAGAGCAACGCTGGCAACCCTAAGTACTGAGATAGATATCAGTGTCCTTTATCGTGGTTTAGATCCAAAGAGGAAGCATAGCTTGGTTTCAGTG
- the LOC132175749 gene encoding uncharacterized protein LOC132175749 isoform X1, with protein sequence MGHKKRSVAPRSKQSPVAPPGDAGAENGLSLFEPDALQNPNPNNAKNHGKIEPLAESDDSSYAAVKLECEKSLMALRRGNHTKALRLMKESCARHEGSTHAALVHRVQGTVCVKVASIIDDQTAKQRHLKHAVESARRAVELSPNSIEFAHFYANLLLEASSDGKDYEEVVHECERALAIESPVDPAKESLQEESQQRISTPEARIGHVQNELRQLIQKSNLSSLSTWMKNFGGNGEEKFRLIPIRRVTEDPMEVRLVQARRPNEIKKATKTPEERRKEIEVRVAAARLLQQHKSESGSPQSQNGAGLDSSSVSKVGEQRRGKHGNVGKNGSRAERRDWVWSYWNSMSVGMKKELLRIKVCDLKAHFGSAKDGLANEILSEALSFVEANKTCKFWLCCRCNDKFADSESHMQHVVQEHMGNLLPKLQSVLPQNVDNEWIEMLLSCPWKPLDVSAAVRMLANQRRKNSKDSEFGEDFYSGNHTEECEGSFNDAWDFSSSSPEKGNFTDGCNNVALKSNENNNYDKLANIECGECDEEHGSMTYSLADSWPISDDDERAKLLERIHAVFEVLIRHKYLAASHLNKVIQFTMDELQGLASGSQLLNHRVDQTPICICFLDATQLRKILKFLQELSQSCGLGRYSEKSSSSTDDANSGTQAHEINENIVLNGDGSCLLLDESLLPIECAPATGHGAAIDNVVAAGTANGVLPDADAMLSWIFAGPTSGEQLGLWMRTKEDKTQQGMEILQMLEKEFYHLQSLCERKCENLSYEEALQTVEDLCLEEGKKRESVKEFVHRSYESVLRKRTEELLESENDVMFLGSRVELNAISNVLKEAESLNVNQFGYEETYGGVTSQLCDLESGEDDDWRAKDYLHQVDTCIEVAIQRQKEQLSIELSKFDARIMRNVSEMQQLELKLEPVSAHDYRSILLPLVKSYLRTHLEDLAEKDATEKSDAAREAFLAELALDSKKGGRGGSDTSRHTQEKTKDKKKNKEYRKTKDSKVSITTSSLELQVLHPETAESVSFPVASDGDHQDSEIVVSENGHYLIQQEEEFRLKFELEEEERKLEETLEYQRRIENEAKQKHLAEQHKKSTRTCTEKVSEGLQDFYSVPCVDDQDVHEQLNTQDHLAQKDGLPSNLEDILPNGSPVPIRSSTVSGTKKISSTHHTTTKQVLANGGISEDGLLPSDRRTGRKGKRQNRSSKVLDGKSQAMSSEMENIDSGGLHIEGHLQEQDRFHDPLLADSVGPLLIDNGTKTLRQLQVEDEEEERFRAELQKACSQSLDTYHAQAHKKLPLVSTVRTQQTISPEADKFDISPNGGMMDNVNGANVFGTGLQNEVGEYNCFLNVIIQSLWHLRRFRDEFLRRSTSVHVHVGDPCVVCALYEIFTALSIASTDTRKEAVAPTSLRIALSNLYPDSNFFQEAQMNDASEVLAVIFDCLHRSFITGSIVSDTESVESNCMGSWDCANNSCVVHSHFGLDIYERMNCYSCGLESRHLKYTSFFHNINASALRTMKVMSPESSFDQLLNQVERSHQLACDPDAGGCGVLNYIHHILSTPPRVFTTVLGWQNTCESVDDIRATLATLSTEIDISVLYRGLDPKRKHSLVSVVCYYGQHYHCFAYSHDRERWIMYDDKTVKVIGGWSDVLTMCERGHLQPQVLFFEAVN encoded by the exons ATGGGGCATAAGAAGCGAAGCGTCGCTCCACGCTCCAAGCAATCGCCGGTGGCTCCACCAGGCGACGCCGGAGCCGAAAATGGTCTCAGTTTATTCGAACCGGACGCGTTACAAAATCCGAATCCGAATAACGCCAAGAACCATGGGAAGATCGAGCCATTGGCGGAATCGGATGATTCGTCTTACGCCGCAGTGAAGCTCGAATGCGAGAAATCCCTAATGGCGCTGCGGCGCGGGAACCACACGAAGGCGCTGCGGCTGATGAAGGAGTCGTGCGCGCGGCACGAGGGCTCGACGCACGCGGCGCTGGTGCACCGGGTCCAGGGCACGGTGTGCGTCAAGGTGGCCTCCATCATCGACGACCAGACCGCGAAGCAGCGACACCTGAAGCACGCCGTGGAGTCAGCGCGCAGGGCCGTCGAGCTGTCGCCAAACTCGATCGAGTTCGCGCACTTCTACGCGAACCTGCTCTTAGAGGCGTCGAGCGACGGAAAGGATTACGAGGAGGTGGTGCATGAGTGCGAGCGCGCGCTGGCGATCGAGAGCCCGGTCGATCCCGCGAAGGAGAGCTTGCAAGAGGAGAGCCAGCAGAGGATATCGACGCCGGAGGCGAGAATTGGGCATGTGCAGAACGAGCTGAGGCAGCTGATTCAGAAATCGAACCTCTCGTCGTTGTCGACTTGGATGAAGAACTTTGGGGGTAATGGGGAGGAGAAGTTCCGGTTGATTCCGATTCGGAGGGTCACGGAGGACCCGATGGAGGTGAGGTTGGTGCAAGCGAGGAGGCCGAACGAGATCAAGAAGGCGACCAAGACGCCCGAGGAGAGGAGGAAGGAGATTGAAGTGAGAGTTGCTGCAGCGAGGCTGTTGCAGCAACACAAGTCGGAGTCGGGGTCACCCCAGTCGCAGAATGGGGCGGGATTGGATTCGTCTTCTGTGTCGAAAGTAGGGGAGCAGCGGCGAGGGAAGCATGGGAATGTGGGGAAGAATGGGTCGAGGGCGGAGAGGAGGGATTGGGTTTGGTCGTATTGGAATTCTATGAGTGTTGGTATGAAGAAGGAGTTGCTTAGGATTAAGGTTTGTGATCTCAAAGCGCATTTTGGTTCGGCCAAGGATGGTTTGGCGAATGAGATTTTATCGGAGGCATTATCTTTTGTTGAGGCCAATAAGACGTGCAAGTTCTGGCTTTGCTGCCGCTGTAATGACAAGTTTGCGGATTCGGAATCTCATATGCAGCATGTTGTGCAGGAGCACATGGGAAACCTTTTACCCAAATTACAGTCGGTTTTGCCTCAAAATGTTGATAATGAATGGATCGAGATGCTTCTTAGTTGCCCTTGGAAGCCGCTGGACGTCTCAGCTGCTGTTAGGATGCTTgcaaatcaaagaagaaaaaacagcaAGGATTCTGAGTTCGGAGAGGATTTCTATTCAGGGAATCATACGGAGGAGTGTGAGGGCTCCTTCAACGATGCGTgggatttttcttcttcttcccctgAGAAGGGAAATTTCACGGATGGTTGCAATAATGTTGCTTTGAAGAGCAACGAAAACAACAACTATGATAAACTTGCTAACATTGAGTGTGGTGAATGTGATGAGGAGCATGGCTCGATGACATATTCCCTTGCTGATAGCTGGCCAATATCTGATGATGATGAGCGTGCAAAGCTTCTCGAAAGAATTCATGCGGTATTTGAGGTGCTTATTAGACACAAATATCTTGCTGCCAGTCATCTTAACAAGGTGATACAATTTACAATGGATGAGCTGCAGGGTCTTGCTTCTGGTTCCCAGCTTCTGAACCATCGTGTGGACCAAACACCTATATGTATCTGCTTTTTGGATGCAACCCAGCTGAGGAAAATCCTTAAATTCTTGCAGGAACTATCGCAATCTTGTGGCCTAGGTAGATATTCAGAGAAAAGTAGTAGTTCCACGGATGATGCAAACAGTGGCACTCAAGCTCATGAGATTAACGAGAATATTGTTCTTAATGGAGATGGATCATGTCTCCTTCTGGATGAATCCTTGCTACCAATTGAATGTGCTCCTGCAACAGGTCATGGTGCTGCCATTGATAATGTGGTTGCTGCTGGCACTGCAAATGGGGTTCTACCTGATGCCGATGCTATGCTATCCTGGATATTTGCCGGTCCCACAAGTGGGGAACAGTTGGGTTTATGGATGCGtacaaaagaagataaaacacAACAAGGAATGGAAATTCTACAGATGCTTGAGAAGGAGTTCTACCACCTACAGAGTCTTTGTGAGAGAAAATGTGAGAATTTAAGCTATGAGGAAGCATTGCAGACAGTGGAGGATCTGTGTCTTGAAGAAGGTAAGAAGCGGGAGAGTGTAAAAGAATTCGTACATAGAAGCTATGAATCTGTCCTGAGGAAGCGGACAGAAGAGCTCCTTGAGAGTGAGAATGATGTGATGTTCCTCGGCAGTAGGGTTGAGCTAAATGCTATCTCAAATGTTTTAAAAGAAGCAGAAAGTCTAAATGTTAATCAATTTGGGTATGAGGAAACTTATGGTGGTGTGACTTCTCAGTTATGTGACTTGGAATCTGGTGAAGATGATGATTGGAGAGCAAAGGACTATTTGCATCAAGTGGACACTTGTATAGAAGTTGCAATTCAGAGACAGAAAGAGCAGTTATCCATAGAG CTCAGCAAATTTGATGCACGAATCATGCGAAATGTTTCTGAGATGCAGCAGTTGGAACTCAAGCTTGAGCCTGTGTCTGCCCATGATTATCGGTCAATATTATTGCCTCTAGTGAAATCATACCTAAGG ACACACTTGGAGGATTTGGCTGAGAAAGATGCCACAGAGAAGTCTGATGCTGCAAGAGAAGCATTTTTAGCTGAGCTGGCACTTGATTCTAAGAAGGGTGGTAGAGGAGGAAGCGATACTTCCAGGCATACACAGGAGAAGACaaaggataagaaaaagaacaaggagTACAGGAAAACCAAAGATTCAAAGGTTTCCATT ACTACCAGTAGTCTCGAGCTGCAAGTGCTTCATCCCGAGACTGCTGAGTCAGT TTCCTTTCCAGTTGCATCTGATGGTGATCATCAAGATTCTGAGATTGTTGTTTCTGAGAATGGTCATTACTTGATACAACAGGAAGAGGAATTTAGACTTAAATTTGAGCTTGAAGAGGAGGAAAGAAAGCTTGAAGAAACCTTGGAGTATCAAAGAAGAATTGAGAATGAGGCGAAACAGAAGCACCTTGCTGAGCAACATAAGAAATCTACTCGAACATGTACAGAGAAGGTGTCTGAAGGATTGCAGGATTTTTACTCGGTGCCTTGTGTAGATGATCAAGATGTTCATGAGCAGTTGAATACGCAG GATCACTTGGCACAGAAAGATGGACTCCCTAGCAATTTAGAGGATATACTTCCGAATGGTTCTCCTGTGCCAATAAGATCTTCAACTGTTTCTGGTACCAAAAAGATTAGTAGTACGCATCACACAACAACTAAACAAG TCCTAGCTAATGGAGGAATTTCAGAGGATGGTCTTTTGCCATCTGATCGACGGACAGGAAGGAAAGGTAAACGACAGAATAGGTCCTCTAAAGTGCTTGATGGAAAGTCTCAAGCCATGTCATCTGAAATGGAGAATATTGATTCTGGGGGTTTACATATTGAGGGTCACTTACAAGAGCAAGATAGATTTCATGACCCTCTCCTTGCAGATAGTG TTGGCCCCTTACTCATAGACAATGGAACAAAGACATTGAGACAATTGCAAGTAGAGGATGAAGAGGAGGAAAGATTTCGAGCCGAACTTCAAAAAGCCTGTAGCCAAAGCCTTG ACACATATCATGCTCAAGCACATAAGAAATTGCCCTTGGTTTCAACTGTAAGGACACAACAGACGATTTCTCCAGAAGCAGATAAGTTTGATATTTCACCAAATGGAGGCATGATGGATAACGTGAATGGTGCAAATGTCTTTGGTACAGGACTGCAGAATGAAGTGGGCGAGTACAATTGCTTTCTGAATGTTATAATACAG TCCTTATGGCATTTAAGACGGTTTCGAGATGAGTTTTTGAGGAGATCAACATCAGTGCATGTTCATGTGGGTGATCCTTGTGTTGTCTGTGCATTATATGAAATCTTTACGGCCCTGAGCATTGCATCTACAGATACGCGAAAAGAAGCGGTGGCCCCTACTTCTTTGAGAATAGCTCTAAGCAACCTGTATCCAGATAGTAATTTCTTCCAAGAG GCTCAGATGAATGATGCTTCTGAAGTACTTGCAGTGATATTTGACTGCCTTCACCGATCATTTATTACTGGTTCAATTGTTTCTGATACTGAATCCGTGGAAAGCAATTGCATGGGGTCTTGGGATTGTGCAAACAATTCTTGTGTAGTGCATTCCCATTTTGGACTGGACATTTATGAACGAATGAATTGCTACAGTTGTGGTCTGGAGTCGAGACATTTAAAGTATACTTCTTTCTTTCACAATATAAATGCCAGTGCCCTTCGAACCATGAAG GTTATGAGTCCAGAAAGTTCTTTTGATCAGCTTTTAAATCAAGTAGAGAGGAGTCATCAGTTAGCTTGTGATCCAGATGCTGGTGGGTGTGGGGTGCTCAACTACATACATCACATTCTGTCAACTCCTCCACGTGTTTTCACAACAG TTCTAGGTTGGCAGAATACATGTGAGAGTGTTGATGACATAAGAGCAACGCTGGCAACCCTAAGTACTGAGATAGATATCAGTGTCCTTTATCGTGGTTTAGATCCAAAGAGGAAGCATAGCTTGGTTTCAGTG